DNA from Rubripirellula lacrimiformis:
ACCGACGCGACCAACGCGAAGTTGCGATGGAGATGCTTGCGCGGGTGGGATTGGAGGACGCATCGAAGCGGTTTCCGCATCAATTATCCGGCGGAATGAAGATGCGAGTTTCGATTGCTCGAGCGCTCGTGACGCGGCCGCGCGTGTTGTTGTTGGACGAACCCTTCGCGGCTCTGGATGACATGCTGCGAAACCAGTTGGGCGAACTGGTGATGCGACTTTGGGATGATCATCGATTCACCGCCGTGATGGTGACGCACAACATTGCCGAAGCGATTGGGTTATCGCATCAGGTCGCGGTGATGCGATCCGGGCGTGTCACATCGGTTTTGGACAACCCGCTTTCGTTCCCACGATCCGAATCGCTTCGCAGCACACCAGAGTTCGGGCGTTTCTACGGCATCGTTAGCGCGGAACTGCGAGGTGTGTCGTGATCCCTGTGGACCGCAAACAGCGAATGCTCGAATTCGCAACCAGCACTGGGTTGGTCGTCTCGGTGGCGATTGCCGGGATCGCCGCTTGGTATGGAGTGGTGGGGTGGTTCGAACTGCCCAAAGCCTTGCTGCCGACGCCCGGACAGGTTTGGGACGCTGCGGTCATCCATCGCGAAGAGTTGGTTCGGGGAACGATCGCAACCGGTGCGGCCGCGGTGGCTGGGTTGGCGGCGGCAATCATATTGGGCGTCTGGATTTCAATCGCGTTCAGTTTGTCCCGCCGCATCCGCATGGCCTTTTTTCCCTACGTCCTGCTGTTGCAAACCGTCCCGATCGTGGCGGTCGCCCCCCTGCTGATCATCTGGAGCGGGTACACGTTTCGCACCGTCGTGATCGTCACGGTGATTGTGTGTTTGTTTCCGATCGTCAACAGCGTTACCACCGGGTTGGTGTCGATCGACCGTGACGCATCAGATCTGTTTCGGTTGTACGGGGCCGGTCGGCGACGGCGATTGACGAAGCTGCAGATTCCGTCGTCGGTACAACACCTGATGTTAGGCGCGAAAACCAGCAGCGGGTTGGCGGTGATCGGCGCGATCGTGGCAGAGTTCTTTGTCGGCAACGGGACCAGCTATGACGGGCTGGGGACTTTGATGACTGGCTGGCAGGGGCTGGCCAAGACGGACGCCTTGATCGCTGCCCTGTTTGGATCAGCCGGTTTAGGGTTGGCGTTGTTCGGGGCTGTTCAGTTGGTTTCGTCGACGTTGCTGCGTCGTTGGACATCCAGTCGGCCGACGCGTTAAGAGGTCGTGTGGCGTCCGATACGTCGCATGGTTTCGGATACTGCATCGATCCGCCATCATGGGACCTGATTTGCTTCGGTCGAAATTGTGGAAGGCTTGGTGACGTGATGTGGATTCATCATCGGTGGTGGTTAGGGACTTGCCCGAAAAACGTGTCCGCCCCCTTTTGTGCAAAGCACCCGAAGGGCCGGTTCTCGGCAAAACGGGGCGGGCACTTCTCTACCGCGCTTCGCTTCATGGTTGCGGCTTGGATGATCACCGTTTTTGTCGGCTGTGGACAAAAAAGCGATTCGTCGGTCGCGGTTTCGTCTGGCGCTGGCGATCCATCGTCGGCCGACACTGCGGTGGCCGTGCAGTTGAATTGGTATCCGGAAGCCGAACACGGCGGCGTCTATCAAGCGTTTGCTGATGGGACGTACCAACAGGCCGGTTTGGACGTCGAAGTTCGTCCCGGCGGACGAGCGACACCGGTGGCGCCCGAGTTGCAATTGGGGCGTGTCCAGTTTGCGATGGCGAACGCCGATGACGTGGTTGTTTACCGCCGCGAAGGCATGGACATCGTTGCGGTGATGGCCGTGATGCAGGACAGTCCGCGTTGCATTCTGGTACGTGAAGACAGCGGCGTGAAAGATTTTGCTGGCCTGTCGGGGATGACCTTGCAGCGTCAGGCGGGCCGTTCATTCTTGGAATTCATGCGGTCCAAAGGCGTTCTGGATAATGTTCGCGAAGTGCCTTATCACGGCAGCGTTTCATCCTTGATCGCCGACCCCACGATTGCCGTGCAGGCGTATTCGTTCGCCGAGCCATTGGTCGCTCGTCAGCAAGGCGTGGAGGTGCGAACGTTGATGGTCAGCGACCTGGGTTGGAACCCGTATTCAAGTGTCCTGATCACCAGCGGCAAAATGATTCGCGAACAACCCGATCTGGTTCGACGATTCGTCGCCGCGACTCGCATCGGCTGGCAGCACTACCTGACGGATCCTGCGGCCGGCAACGCTGCGATCATGGACGCCAACCGACACGGGATGACACCCGAGGCACTCGATTTTGGCAGCAGCGAACTGCGTCCGTTGGCGCTTCCCGGCGAGATGTCGATCGACAACATCGGCGACATGTCCATCGATCGTTGGACGCAGTTGGTAGACCAGATGGAAGAGATGGACCCAGCGTCGGTGGGCAAAGTAAAACCCGAGCAGTGTTTTACAACCGAGTTTTTAGACGGGCGCTAGCCGCCGGTTGACTTACGAGCCGTTCAGACAAACACGGTGAATCACTGGGTAGCGGAAGTCGTCAAGACTTTCGATGGATCTCAGATCCAAGGCCGAAACTCTTGACGAGTTCCGCTACGAAGAACGGCCTAGACGGATGAATGAACCGGCTGGGGCCTTAGAAGTCTGCGTTGCCAGGCGTTCGTGGGAACGGGATGACGTCTCGGATATTGGCCATTCCGGTGGCGTACTGAACGGCTCGTTCCAGCCCCAGTCCAAAACCGGCGTGCGGTACGGTGCCGTAGCGTCGCAGGTCGATGTACCAGCTGTATTCTTCCTCGCTGAGTCCGGCTTCGCTCATTCGCGACAGCAACACATCGAGTCTTTCTTCGCGTTGGCTGCCACCGATGATTTCGCCCACGCCGGGTACCAGGACGTCCATCGCCGCAACCGTTTTGCCGTCGTCGCTGACACGCATGTAGAACGGTTTGATCGTCGATGGATAGTCGGTCAAGATCAACGGTCCGCCGACATGTTTTTCGGTCAGAAACCGTTCATGCTCGGCCTGCAGATCAGTGCCCCATTCGACGGGGAATTCAAATTTCTCGGTCGTTGATTTCAGCACATCGACCGCTTCGGTGTACGTCATGTGCGAAAACGGTTTGTCGATCACCGCGGTCAGCTGTTCGATCTTTCCCTTTTCGATCCGTTGGTCAAAGAACTGCATGTCTTCGCCGCAATGGTTCAGACAATCGCTGAAGATTCGTTTCAGAAAGTCTTCGGCCAATTTCATGTTGTCGGCAAGGTCAAAGAACGCCGCTTCGGGTTCGACCATCCAGAACTCGGCCAAGTGCCGCGACGTGTTGCTGTTTTCGGCGCGAAAGGTTGGCCCGAATGTGTAGATCCGGCCCAACGCGGTGGCGTAGGCTTCGCCGTTCAATTGGCCGCTGACGGTCAGGTGGGCGGGTTTCTCGAAAAAGTCGTATTCGTAATTCACCGGCCCGCCTTTCTTGGCCAGCATTTCTAGGTCCAGCGACGTGACGCGGAACATTTCACCGGCACCCTCGCAGTCGCTGGCTGTGATGATCGGCGTGTGGGTGTAGAAGAATCCATTCTCGTGAAAGAATTGATGGATCGATTGGCTGATCTGATTGCGGACGCGTGCAACCGCACCAAACGTGTTGGTGCGGGGACGCAGGTGAGCCCATTCACGCAGCTTTTCAAATGTGTGCCGCTTCTTTTGCAGCGGATAGGTTTCCGGGTCCGCCCAGCCCAGCACCCGCAGGGCGGTGGCGTGCAGTTCCGTGGCCTGCCCCGAGGCCGGCGATTCTTTCAATTCGCCGGTGACGACGACGCTGCAACCGACCGACAACTTCTGGACTTCGTCGGCATAGTTGGCCAGTTCCGCCGGCGCTACGATTTGCAGGTTCCCAAAGCAACTGCCATCGTTGATTTCGACGAAACTGAATCCGCCCTTGCTGTCGCGGCGAGTGCGAACCCAACCGCGAATCTCGATATCCGGTCCGATTGACGACTCGCTGCGTGCTTTGTCGACACTGATCCAGTGGCTCATCGATGGTCATCCTTGAAATGGCGTGTTGTGGGAAAGGGGGGCGGCAGCCGCGGGCTACGCGTCCACCTGCGTCGTACTTGGATGGCGGAGGAAATGGCCCGCGATCAATGCGACCACAAAGACCGCAAGCAGTCCCATGATGGCGTTGAAGGCCATCGGGTTGCTCTTGTCCATCGCCTTTTCATAGATCGCGGCCGATGCGGCCACGATGGCGCCAATCACCGACAGGATCATCAACACATTCCAGACGATCATGCTGGTTCCCGTCGGCTTTTCCGAACCCAGGATCCGCTTGCTGTTCATCATCAAAAAGAACGTGATGTAAGCGATCGGCAACAACATCATTCCAAAGCTGGACGTGAAAATTGCGAGCCAGAATTTCGCGTCACCCTGCCACAGGAATACCCAACTGGCACCAAACAGGCCCGCGACCAGACACCCGACCACGAACGGTGTGGTTCCATCGGGGGATCCAACGATTTCACGGAATGCGTACCCGTTGATCAGCATCAGGATGATGATCGTCGAAAAGCCCATTCCAAAGACGCCCAGACCGAACACCAAATTGGCCATCGTTTTGCCAAGCAGCGGTGCCAGGGTGTCGGATAGTTGAAACGCGTTTCGCTTGACCAGCGACAAAGCCAGTTTCTTTTCTTCGACAGGCAACTTGGCTGCCATTTCTAGTTTGGTTGCTTCGTCGGTCGTTTCGGCAGCCGCACCCAAGTCGGCATCGATGCGTCCGATCAGCGACCCTTTGACCGAATCAAACATCGGACTCGATTCCATCACGGTCAGGTCGTTGCTGGCCAGCGAGTCATCGATTTTGGCGTGGAAGGTGGATGCCGCCGCGATCACGACACAGCTGGTGACCAAGATGTAAGGGATCGCCATTCCGGTTGCCAAGTCAAAACGAGCAAGTCCGCGGAACGGTTTGTCCCAACCGCGGCTGAGCATCGAATAGGGCAACAGGAACGTCATGTTGATTCCGACTGCGGTCGCCGCCGCGGCAATCATGACGGCCCTTTGCGAACTCAGAATCGTCGTGTTCCAGTAGTCCTGTCCGGTCTGCGGCAATCCCGCGATCAACGCCGCTAGATCACCGGCAGGCGAGTTCCACTGGCCGGGGTTGGGAATCATGCCGGTAAAGATCTGGCTGAAGTCCAATTGTCCGTTGGCGGCCAGCAAGACCACGACGCCGACAAAGCAGATCACGACCATCCCAATGAGCGCCTTCAGGAACGCGTCGAAAAGCTTGGCTGACTTGCCTTCTTTGGCCTTCAACAGAACCACAAATCCGGCCGACAACAGCAGTGCGACCGTGACGATCATGCGAGTGCTGGTGGAATCCCCCAGACCTTCGCCGCCACCGATCGAAAACAGGTTCTTGTCCAACGCGTCATAGGCCAGACTGAACTGAGGCATGCACCAAATCATG
Protein-coding regions in this window:
- a CDS encoding ABC transporter ATP-binding protein produces the protein MNSPALASAIRCDSLSIQYAGGVRAVDSVSLTADASKVLALVGPSGCGKTTLLRLMAGLEKPTQGSVSMDPVAAGSRGEVAFVFQQPTLLPWRTACQNVMLPLELIGHGNRRDQREVAMEMLARVGLEDASKRFPHQLSGGMKMRVSIARALVTRPRVLLLDEPFAALDDMLRNQLGELVMRLWDDHRFTAVMVTHNIAEAIGLSHQVAVMRSGRVTSVLDNPLSFPRSESLRSTPEFGRFYGIVSAELRGVS
- a CDS encoding ABC transporter substrate-binding protein → MITVFVGCGQKSDSSVAVSSGAGDPSSADTAVAVQLNWYPEAEHGGVYQAFADGTYQQAGLDVEVRPGGRATPVAPELQLGRVQFAMANADDVVVYRREGMDIVAVMAVMQDSPRCILVREDSGVKDFAGLSGMTLQRQAGRSFLEFMRSKGVLDNVREVPYHGSVSSLIADPTIAVQAYSFAEPLVARQQGVEVRTLMVSDLGWNPYSSVLITSGKMIREQPDLVRRFVAATRIGWQHYLTDPAAGNAAIMDANRHGMTPEALDFGSSELRPLALPGEMSIDNIGDMSIDRWTQLVDQMEEMDPASVGKVKPEQCFTTEFLDGR
- the asnS gene encoding asparagine--tRNA ligase codes for the protein MSHWISVDKARSESSIGPDIEIRGWVRTRRDSKGGFSFVEINDGSCFGNLQIVAPAELANYADEVQKLSVGCSVVVTGELKESPASGQATELHATALRVLGWADPETYPLQKKRHTFEKLREWAHLRPRTNTFGAVARVRNQISQSIHQFFHENGFFYTHTPIITASDCEGAGEMFRVTSLDLEMLAKKGGPVNYEYDFFEKPAHLTVSGQLNGEAYATALGRIYTFGPTFRAENSNTSRHLAEFWMVEPEAAFFDLADNMKLAEDFLKRIFSDCLNHCGEDMQFFDQRIEKGKIEQLTAVIDKPFSHMTYTEAVDVLKSTTEKFEFPVEWGTDLQAEHERFLTEKHVGGPLILTDYPSTIKPFYMRVSDDGKTVAAMDVLVPGVGEIIGGSQREERLDVLLSRMSEAGLSEEEYSWYIDLRRYGTVPHAGFGLGLERAVQYATGMANIRDVIPFPRTPGNADF
- a CDS encoding ABC transporter permease, which produces MIPVDRKQRMLEFATSTGLVVSVAIAGIAAWYGVVGWFELPKALLPTPGQVWDAAVIHREELVRGTIATGAAAVAGLAAAIILGVWISIAFSLSRRIRMAFFPYVLLLQTVPIVAVAPLLIIWSGYTFRTVVIVTVIVCLFPIVNSVTTGLVSIDRDASDLFRLYGAGRRRRLTKLQIPSSVQHLMLGAKTSSGLAVIGAIVAEFFVGNGTSYDGLGTLMTGWQGLAKTDALIAALFGSAGLGLALFGAVQLVSSTLLRRWTSSRPTR
- a CDS encoding divalent metal cation transporter, yielding MTDGPSNKIQSDRELLQNAANEGKLLGAFIRLSGPGWLQSAITLGGGSLAGALFLGVLGGTSMIWLQLMAIFMGVVMLSAISYVTLSTGRRPFEAINSEINPALGWSWVIATCMANMIWCMPQFSLAYDALDKNLFSIGGGEGLGDSTSTRMIVTVALLLSAGFVVLLKAKEGKSAKLFDAFLKALIGMVVICFVGVVVLLAANGQLDFSQIFTGMIPNPGQWNSPAGDLAALIAGLPQTGQDYWNTTILSSQRAVMIAAAATAVGINMTFLLPYSMLSRGWDKPFRGLARFDLATGMAIPYILVTSCVVIAAASTFHAKIDDSLASNDLTVMESSPMFDSVKGSLIGRIDADLGAAAETTDEATKLEMAAKLPVEEKKLALSLVKRNAFQLSDTLAPLLGKTMANLVFGLGVFGMGFSTIIILMLINGYAFREIVGSPDGTTPFVVGCLVAGLFGASWVFLWQGDAKFWLAIFTSSFGMMLLPIAYITFFLMMNSKRILGSEKPTGTSMIVWNVLMILSVIGAIVAASAAIYEKAMDKSNPMAFNAIMGLLAVFVVALIAGHFLRHPSTTQVDA